The proteins below come from a single Miscanthus floridulus cultivar M001 chromosome 1, ASM1932011v1, whole genome shotgun sequence genomic window:
- the LOC136500617 gene encoding pathogenesis-related protein 1-like, with protein sequence MASANSWTLEIASPVAAPRLFRAAVLDWHNLAPKLASHVVASAHPVEGDGGVGSVRQFNFTSVMPFTFTKERLDFLDLDKCECKQTLLEGGGIGVAIETATSHIKVEPAADGGSVAKVETTFKQLPGVEVKDEITKAKESLTAIFKGAEAYLVANPDAYN encoded by the exons ATGGCCTCCGCCAACAGCTGGACCCTCGAGATCGCGTCGCCGGTGGCCGCGCCGCGCCTGTTCCGCGCCGCCGTGTTGGACTGGCACAACCTGGCGCCCAAGCTCGCCTCCCACGTCGTTGCGAGCGCCCACCCCGTGGAGGGCGACGGCGGCGTTGGCAGCGTCAGGCAGTTCAACTTCACCTCAG TCATGCCGTTCACCTTCACGAAAGAGAGGCTCGATTTCCTGGACCTGGACAAGTGCGAGTGCAAGCAAACGCTCCTCGAGGGCGGCGGCATCGGCGTTGCCATCGAGACGGCGACGTCGCACATCAAGGTGGAGCCCGCAGCCGACGGCGGCAGCGTGGCGAAGGTGGAGACGACGTTCAAGCAGCTGCCGGGCGTGGAGGTGAAGGACGAGATCACCAAGGCCAAGGAGTCACTCACCGCCATTTTCAAGGGTGCCGAGGCCTACCTCGTCGCCAACCCCGACGCCTACAACTAG